The genomic window GAAGCAGCCACCCTTGAAAGAGTGCGTAATAGCTCACTGGTCGAGTGGTTGTGCGCCGACAATGTAGTGGGGCTCAAGTACACCGCCGAAGCCGCGGCAATATCCCTTGGGGATATTGGGTAGGGGAGCGTCGTGCATGGGGTGAAGCCATACCGTAAGGGGTGGTGGACTGTGTGCGAGTGAGAATGCAGGCATGAGTAACGAGAGTAAGGTGAGAATCCTTACCGCCGGATGACTAAGGGTTCCTGGGTCAAGTTCGTCTTCCCAGGGTGAGTCGGGGCCTAAGGCGAGGCCGACAGGCGTAGTCGATGGATAACGGGTTGATATTCCCGTACCCGTGTGTATGCGCCCAGTGGTGAATCAGTGATACTAACCACCCACAACCCATTGTCTGGGCCTTCGGGTCTGGTGATGGTGCGTGCGTGGGGCCTGAACTGGTAGTAGCCAAGTGATGGGGTGACGCAGTGGGGTAGCCGTGCCACTTATTGGATTGTGGTGTAAGCGTGTAGGACGAGGTATAGGCAAATCCGTACCTCATATGTCTGAGACGTGATGCGTAGACACTTTGGTGTTGATGTCGGTGATCCCGTGCTGTCGAGAAAAGCCTCTAGCGATGTATGCACATGGCCCGTACCCGAAACCAACACAGGTAGTCAGGTAGAAAATACTAAGGCGGTCGGGTGAACTGTGGTTAAGGAACTCGGCAAAATGCCCCCGTAACTTCGGGAGAAGGGGGGCCCAACACGGTGAACACCTTTACGGTGGGAGCTGTGGTGGGTCGCAGAGAATAGAGGGAAGCGACTGTTTATCAAAAACACAGGTCCGTGCGAAAACGATTAAGTTGAGGTATACGGACTGACGCCTGCCCGGTGCTGGAAGGTTAAGAGGACCAGTTAGGGGACGTAAGTCCTCGAAGCTGAGAATTTAAGCCCCAGTAAACGGCGGTGGTAACTATAACCATCCTAAGGTAGCGAAATTCCTTGTCGGGTAAGTTCCGACCTGCACGAATGGCGTAACGACTTCCCTGCTGTCTCAACCACAGACCCGGTGAAATTGCAGTACGAGTAAAGATGCTCGTTTCGCGCGGCAGGACGAAAAGACCCCGGGACCTTCACTATAGCTTGGTATTGGTGTTCGGTTCGGCTTGTGTAGGATAGGTGGGAGACTATGAGACAGCCACGCCAGTGGTTGTGGAGTCGTTGTTGAAATACCACTCTGGTCGGATTGAATGTCTCAACCTTGGCCCATGATCTGGGTCGGGGACAGTGCCTGGTGGGTAGTTTAACTGGGGCGGTTGCCTCCTAAATGGTAACGGAGGCGCCCAAAGGTTTCCTCAGCCTGGTTGGTAATCAGGTGGTGAGTGTAAGTGCACAAGGAAGCTTGACTGTGAGAGTGACAGCTCGAGCAGGGACGAAAGTCGGGACTAGTGATCCGGCACCAACGTGTGGATGTGGTGTCGCTCAACGGATAAAAGGTACCCCGGGGATAACAGGCTGATCTTCCCCAAGAGTTCATATCGACGGGATGGTTTGGCACCTCGATGTCGGCTCGTCGCATCCTGGGGCTGGAGTAGGTCCCAAGGGTTGGGCTGTTCGCCCATTAAAGCGGCACGCGAGCTGGGTTCAGAACGTCGTGAGACAGTTCGGTCTCTATCCGCCGCGCGCGTGGAAACTTGAAGAAGGCTGTCCCTAGTACGAGAGGACCGGGACGGACGTACCTCTGGTGTGCCAGTTGTTCCGCCAGGAGCAGGGCTGGTTGGCTACGTACGGACGGGATAACCGCTGAAAGCATCTAAGCGGGAAGCCTATTTTGAGATGAGGTTTCTGTTGAGGTTCCCTAAAGATGATGGGGTTGATAGGCCAGATCTGGAAGCACAGTAATGTGCGGAGGTGACTGGTACTAATTTACCGACTAACACACACCCTTTGTGATCGTTTTGCCGCACAAACAACAACGATATGAGAAACATAACTCGCGTCTACTATGCAGTGTCTGACACGACACCACCCCCAGTGGGGATGGTTGCCCAGGACACACACACCGGCCTTCCTGTACGGGAGGGTTGCGGTGGTGTTGTTCTGATTGGGTGTGTCGGTGGTTGATAGCGGTAGGGAAACGCCCGGTCCCATTTCGAACCCGGAAGCTAAGCCTACCTGCGCTGATGGTACTGCACTCGGGAGGGTGTGGGAGAGTAAGACACCGCCGACCAAAAATTTCACAGTGAACGTCAGGGAGCGTGGTTGATGAGTAGAGCATTTGTCTCCTCGTCAACCCCGCTCCCTTTCGTCATTTCCGGAAACAGCCGTATCCTCGGCTGCATGCCGGACGCAACCCGCCCCGCGGATTGCCACGATAAACAGTGACGAAAAATAAGTAGAGAGGCCTCGCCCCATGTCAGAACACTTCGCACGTGACAATCGCCGTGAGAATGACCGCTCCGGAGAACGCCGCAATCATTCCGGCTCTCGTGGGCGCACCGGATCGGGCGAGGGGCGCAGCTACTCCAAGCGAGACGGCTCACGCGACCCGCGGGATAACCGGGGCCGTCGCGACGAACGCACTGACCGTCGCGACCGTGACGACCGCAACAAGCGCGGGGCACGGGGCGCCGACCGGTCCAACTCTCGCGGGCGTTTCGAGGAAGAAGAAAAGCAGAGCCGCAACAGCAAACATTTCCGTTCAGCTCCGCGCCGCCAGGGCTACCGAGAAGAGCGCATGGAGCGCAAAGAAAACGACCCGGATTTGCCGGAGGGGCTCGACGTCGCTGAGCTCGATCCCTTGGTCTGGCAGGATCTACGGGTGCTGTCCAAAGGCAATGCCGAAGCCGTCGGAAAGCATCTTCTGATGGCAGCGGACCTCATCGACGATTCCCCGGAATTGGCGCTCGCTCACGCCCGGGCAGCTAAAGGCCGCGCCGGACGTGTGGCCGTCGCCCGAGAGATCAACGGCGTCGCCGCCTACCGCAACGGCGAGTGGAAGGAAGCTCTCGCGGAACTGCGCGCGGCCCGTCGCATCGGTGGCGGCCCGGGGCTGATGGCCCTGATGGCTGACTGCGAACGAGGTCTCGGTCGACCGCAGAAGGCCATCGAATTAAGCCGCAGCGAAGAAGCCCGTCAGCTGGATCAGGAGTCGCGGATTGAGCTGGCGATCGTGATCGCCGGCGCCCGCCAGGACCTGGATCAGCATGATTCGGCGGTGCTGACCTTGGAGCGGGTCAACCCGGACAGCAACGGCAGCGGCATGTCCGCCGTCCGGCTGGCCTATGCCTACGCCAATGCGCTGGCCTTGGCGGGGCGCACCGAGGAAGCCAAAGAATGGTTCACTCACACAGTGGAGATGGACGGAGAAGAACTCACGGACGCTGCGGAGCGTCTCACCGAGCTGGGATAGTATTTCATACATGAGTCTGCTGGATTATTATGACGCCCTGCTGCTGGATCTCGACGGAACAGTCTGGGAAGGTGGCCGGGCGATCCCCGGCGCCGTCGAGACGATCCATGAATCTGGCCTGGCGTGCATGTACATCACCAACAACGCCGCCCGCGCGCCACAGGAAGTGGCGGAGAAGCTGCGTGGAATCGGCGTCGACGCCAGTGAAGAGTTGGTGTTGACGTCGTCGCAGGCGGCGGTGACGTTGGCGCGGCAGGACTTCCCGGCAGGCACGAAAGTTCTGATCCTGGGCACGGAATCCTTCCGGGACCTGGCGCGTGCCGCCGGTTTCGAGGTGGTCGACTCCGCCGAAGACAACCCCGAGGTCGTGATGCAGGGGCATAACCCGGAGACCGGGTGGGCGCAGCTGACGGAGGCGACGTTGGCGATCGCCGGCGGGGCCGCGTACATCGCCACGAACCTGGACACCACGTTGCCGATGGAACGGGGCCTGGCGGTCGGCAACGGCTCCATGGTCGCTGCCGTAATTTCGGCGACGGGCGTGGCCCCGGCGGCGGCCGGCAAACCGCAGCCGGTGATGTTCCAACAGGCCGTGCAGAAGCTCGGTGCCACGAAGCCACTGGCGGTGGGCGATCGGCTCAACACCGACATCGAGGGGGCGAATGCCGCGGGCTTTCCCACCTTCCACGTCTTGACCGGAGTGTCCGGCCCGCTGGCGCTGCTGGAGGCCCCGAAGGAGCAACGTCCGACCTATCTCGCGGAAAATATGCTGGATTTGAAGAAGAACGCCCACCAGCTGCTGCCGGGAGCCCAGGGAGGGTTCACCGCCCGCATCAACCGGCGGGACATTCTGTTGGAGCGCGGGCATGCGGGCGCCACCTCGGTGGAGGCGTTGCGCACCGTGCTCGAGGTCGCCTGGGCGATGCCCGAGCCGCCGGAGCTGATCCGTCCCGGCTCCGCGGAAGCCGAGGCCGCCACCGACGGCTGGTGGCGCTAGTGTCCTCCCCGAAACCGCGGGATCCGCGTCAACCGCAGGTCACGCCGGCGGACGTCGACGCGGAACTGTCCGACGTCTTGGCGGAACCGGCTTCGGATCTGGCGGCGGAGACTGCGCAGCTGGAGGCGGCGCACGACGTGCTGCACCGGGCACTGCAGAAAAATTAGAGCGTCAGGCGAACGAAAGGACACACCCTTCTCATGGCCCCAGGGCGGAGACGACTGGATGCGGAACTGGTCCGCAGGAAGATCGCTCGATCACGTGAACACGCCGTCGAGATGATCAAGGACGGGCGAGTGGTCGTCGGTGGTTTCCCGGCGACGAAGCCGGCGACGGTCGTGGAACCGGGCTCCTCGATCAAGGTCGAGGAATCGGATGACGACGGGTGGGCCTCCCGCGGCGCGCATAAGCTGCTCGGGGCGTTGGCGGCTTTCGAGCCGCTGGGATTGTCGGTGGCGGGGAAGAAGGCGTTGGACGCCGGCGCCTCCACCGGCGGGTTCACTGATGTGCTGCTGCGGCGCGACGCTTCTGAGGTCGTGGCCGTGGACGTCGGGTACGGGCAGCTGATCTGGCGTCTGCAAAATGATGACCGGGTCCGGGTGCTGGACCGCACCAACATCCGTCATCTCACCCCGGAGATGTGCGGGGGCGCCTGCGATCTGATGGTTGGTGACCTGTCGTTTATCTCTTTGCGGTTGACGCTGCCCGCGATCGCGGCGTCGTTGCGTGAGGGGGCTGACCTGCTGCCGATGGTCAAACCTCAGTTTGAGGTGGGCAAGGATCGGCTGGGGCAGGGCGGAGTGGTGCGCAGCCCCCAATTGCGCGCTGAGGTGACCAGGGAAGTCGCAGACTTCGCCGGGACGCTGGGGTTGAGCTGTAAGGCCGTGGTGGCCTCCCCGCTGCCGGGGCCGAGCGGCAACGTAGAGTATTTCTTGTGGCTGGTCAAAGATGGTGGCGCCGCCGCGCCCGCCGGTGAAGAGTTAGCCGAGATGATTGATCGTGCCGTGAAGGAAGGGCCGCAGT from Corynebacterium maris DSM 45190 includes these protein-coding regions:
- a CDS encoding HAD-IIA family hydrolase, translating into MSLLDYYDALLLDLDGTVWEGGRAIPGAVETIHESGLACMYITNNAARAPQEVAEKLRGIGVDASEELVLTSSQAAVTLARQDFPAGTKVLILGTESFRDLARAAGFEVVDSAEDNPEVVMQGHNPETGWAQLTEATLAIAGGAAYIATNLDTTLPMERGLAVGNGSMVAAVISATGVAPAAAGKPQPVMFQQAVQKLGATKPLAVGDRLNTDIEGANAAGFPTFHVLTGVSGPLALLEAPKEQRPTYLAENMLDLKKNAHQLLPGAQGGFTARINRRDILLERGHAGATSVEALRTVLEVAWAMPEPPELIRPGSAEAEAATDGWWR
- a CDS encoding TlyA family RNA methyltransferase, which gives rise to MAPGRRRLDAELVRRKIARSREHAVEMIKDGRVVVGGFPATKPATVVEPGSSIKVEESDDDGWASRGAHKLLGALAAFEPLGLSVAGKKALDAGASTGGFTDVLLRRDASEVVAVDVGYGQLIWRLQNDDRVRVLDRTNIRHLTPEMCGGACDLMVGDLSFISLRLTLPAIAASLREGADLLPMVKPQFEVGKDRLGQGGVVRSPQLRAEVTREVADFAGTLGLSCKAVVASPLPGPSGNVEYFLWLVKDGGAAAPAGEELAEMIDRAVKEGPQ